From the Bacteroidia bacterium genome, the window TGCATCTCAGCAATATTATTTATAATTTAATTGACAACGCACTCAAATATTCCTTGCGAAATCCTGTGATAGAAGTTGGAACAAAAAATGTGCAGGGCGGAATTGAAATTTCCATCAAAGACAATGGAATTGGCATCAGTAAAGAAAATCAGAAAAAGATTTTTGAAACGCTTTACCGTGTCCCTACGGGAAATGTGCACAATGTGAAAGGTTTCGGATTGGGATTAAGTTATGTGAAAACCGTGGTAGATAAGCATCACGGAACAATTACCGTTGAAAGTGAATTGGAACATGGAAGTACTTTTCGAATTTTTTTACCCTTACAAATGAAAAAATAAAATCATTATGAAAGAAGAAAAAATAAAAATCTTATTGGCAGAAGATGACGCCAACTTAGGCAATCTTTTAAAAGAATATTTTGAAGCAAAAGGCTACGAAATAAAACTCGCAGTAAACGGAAAAGAAGGTTTTGAATTCTTCTCGAAAGGTGCTTACGACGCGTGTGTATTGGATGTGATGATGCCCATCAAAGACGGTTTTACACTTGCCAAAGAAATTCGCACGCAAAATAAAGGCATTCCAATTATTTTTTTGACGGCAAAATCGATGAAAGAAGACGCCATCGAAGGATTTACTATTGGTGCGGACGACTACATTACCAAGCCTTTCAGCATGGAAGAATTATTGATGCGTCTAAAAGCGGTTTTACGCAGAACAAAAAATCAAGCGGAAACAGGCAACGATCAAAACGAATTTAAAATCGGGAAATATTCTTTTAATCATGATCATCAATTACTTGAATTTAAAGGAAAGCAACAAAAATTAACTACCAAAGAAGCCGATTTATTGAAACTGCTTTGCGTGCATTCCAACGATGTACTCGATCGCAACTTCGCGTTAAACGCGATATGGCACGACGATAGCTATTTTAATGGACGCAGCATGGATGTGTACATTACCAAATTGCGCAAATATTTGAAAGAAGATTCTTCTGTGGAAATTTTAAATATCCACGGAAAAGGCTTTAAATTACTCTCCTAATATCCTAATATCGTTCCTAAAAAAAGAAAGCCGCCTGTTTAGGCAGCTTTCTTAAACCGTGGGAACTACTGGGTTCGAACCAGTGACCCTCTGCTTGTAAGGCAGATG encodes:
- a CDS encoding response regulator transcription factor, which translates into the protein MKEEKIKILLAEDDANLGNLLKEYFEAKGYEIKLAVNGKEGFEFFSKGAYDACVLDVMMPIKDGFTLAKEIRTQNKGIPIIFLTAKSMKEDAIEGFTIGADDYITKPFSMEELLMRLKAVLRRTKNQAETGNDQNEFKIGKYSFNHDHQLLEFKGKQQKLTTKEADLLKLLCVHSNDVLDRNFALNAIWHDDSYFNGRSMDVYITKLRKYLKEDSSVEILNIHGKGFKLLS